The Spinacia oleracea cultivar Varoflay chromosome 2, BTI_SOV_V1, whole genome shotgun sequence DNA segment TACATACATAGGAATTGCGGCAGCTGTTGCAATTTCGAGTTTCGCCTTCAGATTCTTCCTCAAACCCCATCAACCTCCTCAACCTTCGGTACTTTCTATTAATTCCCCTTTTTCTTATTCACTTTACCAAAAATTTAATTGTAATGTCTAACAAAAATGAAGTACTAAGTAATAATCATGTACATATCTATTTTGATGAAACACAGAGATTGTTCATTGCTCAAGAATTGTCTCTTTACAATGGAACTGACGAACAATTGCCCATCTTCTTAGGAATACTGGGGTAATTTATGGATGtactctcttttttattttgctatcaAAGTTGTTAGCTTTGAATTTAAGTAAGTTGttgtttttgggattttttcgattttttctttctttcctgAATCCCATTTGGAAGATTCCATTTTTgataatatttttgttgttgatgAATAGTGAATTTAGTTTGGGGAATAATGGTTTGAGGTAACTAGAGCAATGAAATTGTGGTTGTGGGTGGGAATGCTTGGTAATTTTGACCCTTCATGATTAGGGTGCATCACGATTCACGAAACACACCGAATTAAGGGTGTGACCGTTGACTGTTGTGGTATTATGGAAGTGGTTTAGTGGTATGGTGGTTGGTCGATAAAGATTGGTAAACCCGCCTATTATGTTAAAAATGATAGTCATGGACTGTTGGTGGTAGGTGTTTTGCCTTCTGAAATCCAATTGGAAGAATCTCTTTTCAATAACAGGAGTATCACCGATCCACAATGAATAGGAGCATCACAGATCAAGGGTGTGCTTTTGATGGTAGTATGTAAGTGGTACGGTGGTCTGTAGGTAGTTCCTAAAGCATGGATGGACGGACCGCCTATTATGTCAAAACTGATAGATTGATGGTGGATTGGTAGTATACTAGTATGTTACATTTTTATCAAATATGAAATAGGCCTCAACAACCCAACAAGGAGAGGAGAGTTTGGACCACTTACGATACATAGAAAGTTCCTAATAGAAGGAGTAACTCCATAAGCTTATTAAGTGATTCTTTACTCTCTTCATCTCCAATGTCGAACAACTCACATGTGAACAACAAAGGGGTTTACACTATCCTTCACGTAGGAGTGTCCTTAGAATTTATAGCTAATTGGAAAGGTAATCAATAACGATCCTTTTAAGAGCGGGACGTCCTGTTGAGGTAAATCCTTATCCGTATCTAGTTCCGTGATTAAAAACACAATATAGAAGAGATCCACGACTTAAGTTGAAAATGGCCTGGTGAACCCAACGAGGATGAGAGTTTGGCCACTTCTAAGCCCAGAGGAGGTTCCATCCCAACACTAATTGGTAACAGCCTAATAGGGAGCAACTATTTAGGTTTATAATGTGATTATTTTCTCCTCACTTAAGGCTACTGTTAAATCCTCTTATATCTTCACTTAAGGCTATATGTCGAATATGAGCCTTTATAGAGGCTGGATATTAAAATTTGGGAGgaattggttttggtgtataGGATTGGCTTTTTCTCTCAGAGGTAACTATGACAATGAATATAATATGTTGTTTGTGCTAGGATGCCGGTTCTCTTTTGGGACTTTTACCTATTTTCTGTAGAGAAACTAACTTTGGTTTAATTTCTTCTCTTTTCATGGTTCATGGATCAGCTCGGTATTTGATGTGACAAAAGGGAAGTCTCATTATGGTGTTGGAGGTGCTTACAATCATTTTGCTGGAAGGTTGTTACTCTTTAGATGCTCTATGTTTTTCTTATTTCTCAATGAATTGATATCATTTAGATGCTTGCATCACTTATTCTGCATGTCCTACACTCCCACCAATAATTCTTAAGTTGTAACCATGTCCATGTGTATCCATCTTCTAGACTAGGATGCAGTGAAATGCCATTTATATTTTTGGGTTCTTGCAATACTAAGCATTGTGTTTTTTTGCACTTCATGACTAGGTGTAGTTATCTTTGAAAACACTGCTGATCATGTTACTGATTGATTTGCGGGCATTCAATCTTACTTGATTGCTGGATGGATCTGTTGTTGGTTCCTAGTTTTGTAGCTACCCTTTGGGTAGTATTGAAACAATGGAAAGCGTCCTAAAATGTAGTCGTAACTCTTATATCTAGACTCTAGAGATAGAAATCTAGCCCTCttccacaatttttttttggattgaaATTGCTTCATGGTTAATTGTGGAGACTCTGGGGAGGATATTCCTTACATCATGTATTGGATGAATCTAGGAACTTTTCCTGTAGTAATGTTTTTTGTTGATTTCTGTCCCTGGGTGTAAGCTTAAATCTAATTCAAGCCTATTTCTTTTTAATTACAGAGATGCTTCACGTGCATTTGTATCAGGGAATTTTACAGGTTAGAACTCATGACACCAATGTAGTTTTATTATGCCTTATTTGCTTtcccaaaaataataatattagtaTGCTCTTGACAAGAGTTTCTCCGCACAAAACCCGTCAAGCGTTCAGTTTGATATGTTTTTTCTGTGATCATGTCCCCCAAATATGTATGCGCTTTTCTTTTAGTAGTCTGTTGGTGGTGTGATCATACGAGGGGTTGTCTAAGCAAAAGGAGAATATAGTTTGGATCAGGGTTTATATGTGTTGCTCTTGTAGAATCATATGAACTCCTACATGGTTTTCGGAGTGTATGTTTTGGTTTAGAGAGCCACAAGGGAAAACGATGTGTGGGGCTTTTTTTGGTGTTCGTAGAGTATTATATATTTCAATTAAATGAGTTGTACAGAAAATCTTGCTCGTTGAATTGTGAGGAAGAACTAGAGCGTTACTACTCACACATGTCTGTCTTAAAGTTATGATATGTTTAACATCAGAACTTAATTTTCTGAATCCGTATATACAAATCATTACGAGGGGCCAATTATATGCAAAACAACCATTTAATTCAGTCTTTCAATCAATTTTGACTTTGAAGCTTGAGTAATTGAGTTGGGTATAAGAACGTTAACCTTCAATTCAATGTCATTATTAAAGAGCACGGTCTTGTCATGTGGAAAAGTCACCAATGTCAATTGTTATCTGACAATTCCATTCTTTCTCACGAGTAAAGCTAGTTATCTTAAATTAAATTAGTCACAGAAAGCCATGAAATCTCATAGCAAAATGCTTCTTTGTTTGTATGAAATGTGCATCTATAATTTTGATGGCTGTATTGGCAGAAGTTGCTATGACTTTTTTATTCAAAGTGGGCAAATTCTTGCATTCTGATTAAGTTTTTGCAGTTACTCCTGAATGCAGGAGATGGACTTACTGACACACTACGTGGACTATCTAGCAGCGAGGTacttgaacatcattttttccCTTGGGTTCTTTGTTGGCAAGACTTGTCTGATGTGTCAACATATTGTAAAATTCATGCATtcctttccctttccctttgcATTCTGGTGATTACAAAGTTATAACAATCAACCAGGTCCCGGAGTTCAATAGTTTTACCGAAAAGTTAATATACAAACTTTTGAACAGCTGCAAAGTAGTCCAAAATTCTCCTGAAAGTTAGCTTTGCAATTGTAACAGAAATGAGGTTGGAATTTATCTTTATATAAGCATGCAatgttgtattttgaaaaaaaacaggTATATCTACTGAGACATTCATTTGGTTCAcataataaaattttgataagtaTGTAACATGTCTTtagaaaaatagaaaagaaaaatagtcatgtGAACCtaaggaagaaaagaaagaagGCAAGAGAAGGAAACAAATAAGACCATCAATCAAGAAACAAAAGGATACGTAAAGCAAAGAAGTAAATTGCTTAGATGCAAAAAGGAAAGAAGTAGATAATGAGCCTCAACCTCAGCCCCTGGATAAAAGAGCCATAAATCTTTATTTCTCAGACCAAAACCCGGCTTCATTATCTTGATATCTATTACAAGTTTACAACATTATATCACGAAGTATAAATCTAGGAAAGACCACGTCCTCCCCAGGCAACTCCCTAGTTCCACCACTGCCTTCTCTTTCACTCTGCATTGTGATGGTTCAACTTCGTTTGAATTGGTTCCAAAACTTCAGTGTTTTATGAATCCGTTGCTTTGTTTTTGCAGGTAAAAAGTGTAGTAGAATGGCGGGATTTCTTCGTCAAAACATATACGTGAGTTGCAAAAACTAAAGTCTAGCTTTCTTTGGTATTAGTACATGTTAGTATGTTACACCTGAACAACAATCAGATAAATCAGCGTTACAAAAAAAGAATACAATAAAATTATAActgaaaaaagaagaaaaagaaagcagGAGGAGAGGGGGTGCGGTAACGGTTTACATCTGCTTATACAAAACTAAGAAATTTTGTTTGTGAAATGGAATAATATCCTCTTTGATCACTCATTCACTCCTTAAGCTCTATTTTAGGCTGTTCAATTCTATCTATGTCAGCAAGTAAAACTTTAGACATGGGCCCTGTTTATTGCAACattaaaaaatgatgttcagTAAAATCAGCttgaatcaacaaaaatcaGTTTTAATCAGCAAAAATCTATTTCAATCAGTTAAAATAAGTTATGATTAGTTTTACCCAGTAAGAATCAGCTTAAGTCATAAAAGAAAATCACTAGAGAATGAGCAAAAACCAGCTTTAATTAGGAGTAAAACTCAGTTTGTTTGTCAAAACTGTGAagtgagattttttattttttcttgttatCAGGTGGACAATTAACATACCACCGATTTGTTTTATTCCTCTTAGATCTGTTGGTAGATTGATCGGCCGTTACTACGACTATCGAGGGAAACCTACAAAATATTTGAAGAATGCAGAAGCAAAGGCAGCTAGGGGTGCTCAGTTGTTGGCAAAGcagaagaaagaagaagaaaagattcCAAATTGCAACTCGAAGTGGAGTCAGCATGAGGGTGGCGAGGTAAGAATtataaacaatattttcaacctTGGCCATTACTCAAAACCTTGATTACAGCTACCCGTGCCTTATTTTTTCTTGGGCATTGCTCCACCTTCCATGCCCCTAGAGCCTGACAGAAATAATTGATTAATGAAATAAAAAACTGTGGCTTGAAAATACTCCCTTGTTCTGTTATGATTGTAccgtgttgtgtgtgtgtgttgggttgggggggggggggggtgcaaGTTAGTTAAGGAGAGAGGTAGAGATAAAAGACCTGCAAAAATGGTAATGTTGCAATTATCTTGCAATTCTTTAAATACTCCGTAGCAAAGTGTTGCAGATAACGAGAACAGTGGAAATGTTAAATAAAGCCGAAAGTGTGAGAAGCAAATTGtgaactcaaaagtaaatttaAAAGGATTAGGTAGAGGAGAAACAAATATGGATTATAACCCAGAATAACAAAAGATCTCTCTTATGTATGTTTCTCCAATCTTatgtttttctctttctttttctctcaaTTTCAGCGAAAAATATATTACTTATTACATATTTATATGACAAATAAGATTATAATAATCACTCATGTCATCATGTGTTACTACTATTTCCACGTTACAAATTGTAatgcttattttttttaatattttagaaaCACTACATTTAGCTAGTGATGGAGAAGATTGATGTTCACGTTCACATACTTTTCGAAATTATAGTTCGATACTTTCAACATGCCCCCTCAAACTTGAATTGTCATTACTAGTAAATCTGTCAAAGAGATATGGGTTACATAAAAAATTGTGCAACCCGTGATTGTTCCTTGCTTAAGATCCTGAAGAGAGTATCAATGTGTTTGCTTCTCCCATTGCCGTATCAGTTTAGCAAGTTTGCTGACACGTTATCGACATATATCTTCGTGGATCCTCCTTGAACATGACCAAGTTCCTGTATGAAATTTCTTAACCATAATGCTTCATATGTTGCAGATGAAGCTACTCATGTTTTGCCTCACAACTTGAAAATGCACAACTGGTTGTTTCTTTGAACTCCATGTTTAACATAAAGTGCATTTTCTGTTGTACCTTTTCTCTTATCTTGATCTCCAGCCTGATCACTATCAGACTAATCAAACAACCAAACAACTATGCTTCATCTCCATAGGAATAAAACATTCCAAAATCTAACGTACCCTGAATATACCTCATTATTCTCTTTGCAGTGCAACAATGTGATTGTTAAAGTGTTTCCGTATATATGCTAACAAGTCTAACTCCGTATACAACACAATATCTAGTGATGGTCATGTATCTCAAACTTCCATCTTGTATAGAGTTGGGGAAATTAATTTCTCTTCTCCAACTTCTGTCAACCTTTTCCCTTTGCAATGGGTGTGCTTATAGGGTTGCATGAGTCCAGTTTGAACATTTTCACAAAAAACCATAAACATATAAGCTAATAAGAATACCATCACCATTATGTTTTCACATACACCGCATGTTCATATGGAGTATGGACACTTGGTAAAACCATTATTTATCAATTATCCGTCAATGCATGCATTCCATGCACAACAAGCTTGCTTTAAACCATATAGTGCCTCTTTCAGACGATACATTGTATCTTCTCCCTTGATCACAAACTTTAtggttgttccacataaactCTTCTTCAAGAATGCCATCAAGAAACAGACTTGACATCAAGTTGATATATCGTCCACTTATGGTGTTCTGTAAGTGATGTTAACATTCTCAGTATCAAGACGAGCTGTTAAACAATTTTCCTAGCGCTGTACTTTTGTTTACAACCTTTTGCTACGAGCCTTGCCTTTATCTTTCATGCCTCCTCAGCATCTCTTAAAATCTTGTATACCCATTTTACTCCTATAACATTTTGGTCCTTTGGCAGAGTAGCCAACTTCCATATTGAATATGAAGTTTGGCCTGTCATCAGATATATGGAGACACTACAAATAATAAAATGAGGTATGTTAAGGGTAACTCAGATTTTTGAATGTTTTATTCTTATGGAGATGAAGCACGGTTGTGATTGAATTGGAGATCAAGATGAGAGAAAAAGTACAACAAGATATACATTTTACTTGAAGTTCTAAAAAAAAACTAGTTGTGGTATTGTCAAAGTTGTTATGTGAAGCATTATGGTTAAGAAGTCTCCTAatggaacttggttatgttcaAGAAGGACCTACTATGATGTATGTTGATAACGTGTTAGCAATTAAAATTGTTAAGAATCTGGTACAACACGAGTGAAGAAAACACATTGGTACTCGAATACATTTTCTTCGCAATCAAGTTAGGCAAGGAACAACCATGCTGAAGTATTGTAAGCAATACCACCTACTCACCTAGCTAGTTGCAGACATTTTTACGAAGCCTTCACACTTATAAAGTTGGAGAGATTTACTCTGGAATGACAATTCAAGTTTGAGGGGGCATGTTGAAAGTATCGAACTTGAATTCGAAAAATATAAATGAACGTCAAATTTTCCATCACTAGCTAAATGTGTTTCcaaaatattaataatgaaTAAGCATTACAACGTGTAACATAGATATAGTAGTAAAACATGTGTGATTTTTGGAATCTTACTTGTAATATAAATATGTAATATATTTGTCACTCAAATAGAGAGAAAAATATAAGGAGATTAGAGAAACATATACATAGGAAAAAGTTATGTTCAGTATAAGAGAAGTTTTGTTATTCTGGGTCTGTATTTGTTTCTCCTCTAACAAATTCCCTAAATAGGAAATTGTTGCAATTTAAAGAGAACGGGTGAAGTATTAAATAGAGCAGAAAgtgttgtttttatgattttctaCTGTTCAAGGTAGCTAGCGATGTGGTAATCTCATCAAGCTTAAACAAAACCAAGTTTCAGACTTTTGTAGCATGAGTGAGATAATTGTGTGCTAGGCCATTTTGTGATTTCCGCTCAAAGTTGTTGTTTTGTACAAATTACTGAGTTGTTAGTTTAAGCATTTTGTGATTTCTGCTCAAAGTTGCTGTTCTGAGTTGTTAGTTTGGGAGTGTGTGGTCAGGTTTGGTGTGACGATGGCTATCCAAGACTGATTCAGAGACCTCTAGAAATCGCATTGACAGGGAAAATGAGCAAACGATGTGTATGTTtgaaagaagaagaattgaaacaACCAGGTTTAGAAGTCTATGAAGGATGTGACTATCACGCCAAAGCGTGCAAAGTGTAGATTAGAAGCAAACTTATGGTTGCGGCTGTATGTATTTCGGAGCATATGCTGCAAAGTGTAGACAAAAGTCATGCCAACAAATTTCCTTCTTCATTCAAATAATACTATCAATCAGTTTAGCAGGTGAAAGTCAACACTAAACAGAATAGTGGTAGTGACTAATGATAATGAATTTGTAATGTGATTTTACAGAGTTATTTATGTCAAAAAATACTGTATCAGTCATACATTTTTTTATAACACTAGTAAGAGGCACGTGCGCTGCACGCGTCCGTTaagaaattataatttttatattaacTATGGTTATTCTCATGTTATAATATCTGAACTTGTAAGACTCTATTTAACTTATAGCTAGTATGTTACTTAACCTTAATTATTTAACTTTTAATACCTTATAGGACCTTGTTTTCTATAATTCCATATCATATGATAATGTTATTGTATTGTTGTTTACttaaaaaatgaaaagagatTTGCAAATTGCAAGTCAAACGTAGTACACAGGAAGTATTTACCTAACTCATTCCATAAAATCCctcacttttttttattatgcgCTATCTCTAATgaactattttaattattaacatCCTTAAATATCtgttaataattataaaaatttggtgatttttatttaaatccAGTGATATCCAACAAGATAATATtttatctaatatcttaactaataaataattaatttgatcacataaatactaaaagcaaggaattaacTTTacaaaggaaaatttggtaatattaatccacctttggccgattttcttttgttAATCCCAACtaagacatattttttaataatcccacctttacttcCCAATGACTTTTATTAGGCTTAAGTGCCCCGTAgccggtgaaaaagtcaacgagatggtgatgaattgatgatgatgactgaatatactGAGAGAAAGTACTGCCATGTACGGACATATTAACGGCTACAACAGGTATATGACCTGTTTGGCCCAATCAAAGTCGTTGGGTAATaaatgtgggattattaaaaaatattttgtaggtgggcttaataaaagaaaatcgatctatggttggattaatattagtaAATTTTCCCTTTACAAAACCGATGAAGTATTAGATAATAAGACATATTGCTCTTGCGAAATTATATTGGAGGGTCTAACACTTCATCTATTACAAGTCATGGCTCTTATATATCTTATATCTTGAAACAACTTTGTAATTATTGCTGCACTTTCTCTAGCTTCCAAGCATTGTGCTtaaacaaaaaatcaaaagaaaaaaaaaaaactacaccTTTTCTGGGCCAAATGAGATCGAATGTGAAATCTTTATGATTATATACGTACTCACTTAAAATACGATCACAAAAGGTGCAATGCCTTTTTTCTCACATAACTGATGGTAAATtttacgaagtatatatatactccgtattacgtACACTTCATTCCAAATGATGATGTATGTTAGATACTTGGGCAATAAATAAAATTGACATGTCAAATATAAATGGAATACTTCactattataaaaaaataaaaaataatatataggCAGGAGGATGGGTAGAATGGACCAAACAAAGTTATGCAAAAATGAAAAGATGTTAGGGCTTTTATATAAAGATAAAGAAATATAGTCAAAACAGAGATAATATATTTCGTCGCTGACATTGATGACAATCGAGGTAAAAGTAAGAGGGTTGATTGCTTTCTTTGCAGGGCAATACTGTATATGGTGCATTGCGGGCGTTAGAGGTATGAACTCTCAATACATTGTGGCCATATCATGCCATTACTTTTATGTGTGTATCATTAGGCCTCCTTCACTTCTTAAGACGCAGcatgtaaaattttaaaactgcATTTGTTAGGTAATGACATTGCTTTTGAGTGTTTATGACCAAGCCGCCTTCACTTCTTTAGTCAGCGGGATGTGAGCTTGTGAAGTTGTAATTAGAGCTGGCAAAAAttgacccaacccaccaacccaacccgaacccaacccaataataaagggttgggtcgagattttcaacccgtttaattaaatgggtcaacccaacccaacccgtttaattaaatgggttgggtcaggttgaaattttcaacccgaaaACAATCCGCCTAACCCGTTTAAGTTCAAGCAAGTATGTAATATAGATCTGTAGAATGTtatttgaaagattttatttctcacttttccttcaacattgaacaattatttgacattttgattcatgtcaaatacatattgAAGTCTTATTTTTTGCTATGAGATGTACCACAAAAACATCACCTCGCAATTCAAGTCAGTTTATACTTAAAAGTGGAAAGTAAATTAAACGGATCAACTTcaggtcaacccgtttatagttgggttgggttgggttgaaaatctcaacccgtttaattaaacagatcgggttgggttgggaaaatctcaacccgtttataaatgggtcgacctgatttcgacccaacccaacccattgccAGCTCTAATTGTAATGCCATGACTGTAAAATATAAGTGGAATATCAAACTTATCTGTTTATGTTGGTTAAAAAGGAGTTTTAATTTTAGGATAAAAAAAATGTAGTAGTCGTCTCGATCTACGTACATTAATTAAAGTAGTCGtctatattaattattattaacatAAAACATGTAGTAGTCATCACTCATCTATATTTTTTCAGTCTTCTTAGTTTCACCGGGAACGTTGCATCTGACGCCTCTATTGCAACGACATTTGTTTAAATTATTCTTCCTCCCTTTTTTTTAGTGATAAGTGATAACCAATTACAAAGGGGTTACCAATTATTCTTGTTTGTTAGATTGAACTTACTTGCTGGTTGTTAAGATTTTTTTCACCTCCCTCGTGAATATGCGAccaattttgattttgattttgattttgattttgatgataTTGAACTGGGTGGTGGTCAGTTTTGGCTGGAAAGTGGAAACAGACATGGAGACTTATCTGGTCATGCAACATTTCTTCCGTAATCTCCATGATCGGCTCAGTTCAAGGCCTTTTCTTAGCCTAATTGAGAAGAAGTGGCTTGCTTTTCAGGTAATCTgtaatttttgttttctgtaGTTAACTAGCATATTGTCTCAATCTACTCTTGCATGATTGCTGGTATGGTTTGTTTCTTGTATATTAGTTCCCAAGATTTAAAATAAGGTTCTGGAACCTAAGTATGTATTAGAACTGTTAGAATATATGATAATATATTCTTGATGAGTTGTAAATAGATTATGTATATTTTTTAGTAGTATACTTAGTCCACGAGATCTTATTGTTAGGAGATTGTTAGCGTGATTGACGCACAATCAGTTGCAAGTATAGGTTGTATATATACTGCAAACAATATGAATGAAAGGCACGGAATATAATTCCTTTATGGTATCAGTCAGCTAGGGTTCTCTTCCTTCTCTTCCGCTGTGCCCTAACTGCTTCTTCCTCCGTCTTTCTTCTCTTCTCCTCTAGTCACCATGACTGACGGCAAAACCTCCTCTGGTGGCTCTTCCTTTCATCCGGCTCTTTCGGTTTCGAATATACGAAACCATGTCTCCATTGTTCTTGAGATGGAGAACGTACAGTACGGGACTTGGGCGGAGCTATTCAAGATTCATGCTCGCTCACACAAGGTTCTACACCATATCATCCCTCCCCCACCGGGAAAGGAGAA contains these protein-coding regions:
- the LOC110785129 gene encoding membrane-associated progesterone-binding protein 4 isoform X1, with protein sequence MGRSTYIGIAAAVAISSFAFRFFLKPHQPPQPSRLFIAQELSLYNGTDEQLPIFLGILGSVFDVTKGKSHYGVGGAYNHFAGRDASRAFVSGNFTGDGLTDTLRGLSSSEVKSVVEWRDFFVKTYTWTINIPPICFIPLRSVGRLIGRYYDYRGKPTKYLKNAEAKAARGAQLLAKQKKEEEKIPNCNSKWSQHEGGEVWCDDGYPRLIQRPLEIALTGKMSKRCVCLKEEELKQPGLEVYEGCDYHAKACKV
- the LOC110785129 gene encoding membrane-associated progesterone-binding protein 4 isoform X2, with amino-acid sequence MGRSTYIGIAAAVAISSFAFRFFLKPHQPPQPSRLFIAQELSLYNGTDEQLPIFLGILGSVFDVTKGKSHYGVGGAYNHFAGRDASRAFVSGNFTGDGLTDTLRGLSSSEVKSVVEWRDFFVKTYTSVGRLIGRYYDYRGKPTKYLKNAEAKAARGAQLLAKQKKEEEKIPNCNSKWSQHEGGEVWCDDGYPRLIQRPLEIALTGKMSKRCVCLKEEELKQPGLEVYEGCDYHAKACKV